In a single window of the Papaver somniferum cultivar HN1 chromosome 8, ASM357369v1, whole genome shotgun sequence genome:
- the LOC113302309 gene encoding uncharacterized protein LOC113302309, translating to MVRLVDYETSSEEDDDLMIYDHSKKKRPRSPSPDSVIELGLPGPKRMINRHGNFGEEVRFQDGGDFSLESGGVKDVGGLEGGAVDLVYDPIKKNFRKRPSVSPVQTSGGVKDVGGLEGGAVDLVYDPIKKTFRKRPSVSPVKTRGFSITSNNEYGGARDEEGGAGDEHGGDAKDIRLLVNRVIPSGFHFFPSDAELVQFLTVKIEDPSFQFLCIPDIEVYKLHPEEICQGSIKICFTKVERQGVEIRRGLPGMQENLAIGY from the exons ATGGTGAGGTTGGTCGATTATGAAACTAGCAGTGAAGAAGACGATGATCTGATGATATACGATCACAGCAAAAAGAAACGACCAAGGAGTCCTTCTCCTGATTCTGTAATAGAATTAGGTCTCCCAGGACCAAAAAG AATGATTAATCGCCATGGAAATTTTGGTGAGGAGGTGCGTTTTCAAGATGGCGGTGATTTTTCCCTAGAAAG TGGTGGAGTGAAGGATGTTGGTGGTTTGGAGGGTGGTGCTGTTGATCTTGTTTATGATCCCATAAAAAAAAACTTCAGAAAGAGACCAAGTGTCTCTCCAGTTCAAACAAG TGGTGGAGTGAAGGATGTTGGTGGTTTGGAGGGTGGTGCTGTTGATCTTGTTTACGATCCCATCAAAAAAACCTTCAGAAAGAGACCAAGTGTCTCTCCAGTTAAAACAAG GGGCTTTAGCATTACATCAAATAATGAATATGGTGGTGCTCGTGATGAAGAGGGTGGTGCTGGTGATGAACACGGTGGTGATGCGAAAGATATAAG GCTCCTTGTGAATAGAGTCATACCGTCTGGATTTCATTTTTTTCCTTCGGATGCGGAATTGGTTCAATTTCTGACAGTGAAGATAGAGGACCCCAGTTTCCAGTTCCTGTGTATCCCAGACATTGAAGTGTATAAGCTTCATCCCGAAGAAATCTGCCAGGGATCCATAAAGATCTGTTTCACTAAAGTTGAGAGGCAGGGGGTAGAGATAAGAAGAGGGTTGCCAGGAATGCAGGAGAATTTGGCTATTGGATATTGA